The following are encoded together in the Salvia hispanica cultivar TCC Black 2014 chromosome 6, UniMelb_Shisp_WGS_1.0, whole genome shotgun sequence genome:
- the LOC125196673 gene encoding RING-H2 finger protein ATL64-like has product MSIPDENQVMAAEPGQGYALSGKIMLSAIVVLFAVVVFMVALHLYARWYLVRLRRRQIERRRQRRGARPHVVLYADSVLPGADRGLELAVLNSLPVFLHHHQAAEKEKEQEVAPPPECAVCLSEFEEKEIVRLLPKCNHSFHIECIDMWFRSHSTCPLCRSPVEKVVGHAAAEPLESVEDSNSSEPGSSSRPGYCDTCQHAEGETTSSSTSLGARKGADLVGVRIEVPARRPEAVFELTQSSPASRLAYFKRILSMGRRSPAAGAGASSSSGGWGPTTPRGVGTSGGAHELDLESGIGESKRVTGGVVETR; this is encoded by the coding sequence ATGTCTATACCGGACGAAAATCAAGTGATGGCGGCGGAGCCGGGGCAGGGCTACGCTTTGAGCGGGAAGATAATGCTCAGCGCCATCGTGGTCCTCTTCGCCGTCGTCGTTTTCATGGTGGCCCTCCACCTCTACGCGCGGTGGTACCTCGTCAGGCTCCGTCGCCGCCAAATCGAGCGGCGCCGCCAGCGCCGCGGCGCCCGGCCCCACGTCGTGCTCTACGCCGACAGCGTCCTCCCCGGCGCCGACCGCGGCCTCGAGCTGGCCGTGCTGAACTCGCTCCCGGTgttcctccaccaccaccaggcggcggagaaggagaaggagcaGGAGGTGGCGCCGCCGCCGGAGTGCGCCGTCTGCCTGTCGGAATTCGAGGAGAAGGAAATCGTGCGGCTGCTGCCGAAATGCAACCACTCCTTCCACATAGAGTGCATAGACATGTGGTTCCGGTCGCACTCCACCTGCCCGCTCTGCCGCTCGCCGGTCGAGAAGGTGGTGGGCCACGCCGCCGCGGAGCCGCTCGAATCGGTGGAGGACTCGAATTCGTCGGAACCGGGTTCGAGCTCGAGGCCCGGTTACTGCGACACGTGTCAACACGCGGAAGGGGAAACGACGTCGTCGTCAACATCCCTAGGGGCGAGAAAGGGGGCGGATTTGGTAGGGGTGAGAATTGAGGTGCCGGCAAGGCGGCCGGAGGCGGTGTTCGAGCTGACTCAGAGCTCGCCGGCGAGTCGGCTAGCGTATTTCAAGAGAATTCTCAGTATGGGGAGGAGGTCCCCGGCGGCGGGGGCGGGGGCATCCTCGTCCAGTGGCGGGTGGGGCCCGACGACGCCGCGTGGGGTAGGTACGAGTGGTGGGGCCCACGAGTTGGATTTGGAGAGTGGGATCGGTGAGTCAAAGCGGGTAACGGGTGGGGTAGTGGAAACGAGGTGA
- the LOC125197202 gene encoding nuclear transcription factor Y subunit B-5-like: MSASNNNNNDDNAFESSKAVFSISMAESSSSSTSEQERLLPIANVGRIMKQILPPNAKISKEAKETMQECVSEFIGFVTGEASEKCRKERRKTVNGDDVCWAMTALGFDDYAPPLKRYLERYREIEVDRANQNRAANTGENDDNNLLFDKPQRDSAG; encoded by the coding sequence ATGTCTGCctcaaacaacaacaacaacgacGACAACGCATTCGAGTCGTCAAAGGCCGTGTTCTCGATAAGCATGGCGGAGAGCAGCTCCTCGTCAACGAGCGAGCAGGAGAGGCTGCTGCCGATCGCGAACGTGGGGAGGATCATGAAGCAGATCCTGCCGCCCAACGCCAAGATCTCCAAGGAGGCCAAGGAGACGATGCAGGAATGCGTCTCCGAGTTCATCGGATTCGTCACCGGCGAGGCGTCCGAGAAGTGCCGCAAGGAGCGCCGCAAGACGGTCAACGGGGACGACGTCTGCTGGGCGATGACCGCCCTGGGCTTCGACGACTACGCGCCGCCGCTCAAGAGGTATTTGGAGAGGTATAGAGAGATTGAAGTCGATAGGGCTAATCAGAATCGGGCTGCTAATACTGGAGAAAATGACGataataatttgttatttgATAAACCGCAGAGGGATTCTGCAGGTTGA